DNA from Pajaroellobacter abortibovis:
GGATGACTGAATGGGAGTCCATCCCGCTCTCTCCCATGCAGGGTGGGTATGGAGGGTTTATCCCCTGTACGGCTACAATGGACGTCGGTACGCTTAGTTATTATCTACAAGGGTTTAATAAGCAGGGTGACCCGGTAGCCATGGGAGGAGATCGCGAGCATCCCTATCAAGTCTCCCTGACAGAAGACGTCGATGCATCTTTTCAGCCACCCCATTTGCCTGGACGGATACCTCTGGGGGCATGTACACAGCAGACAGATTGTCCTCCTGGATTTCCAGGTTGTCAGTCTGATGCATCTCCTGCTTCGGGGAATGAGGATGATCATAGCTTGCCGGATGGGAACCCATCCACTCCCCGCGAGGCGCGCAACTATCCTCGCTTTTGGGCCAGTGTGTTTGGCTCTGTTGATTTCCTTCTGCTTAAATCTCAGTCTGATGCATGTTTGCTCGAGAAAGCGGGCAGTCCGCGTAGTGGCATGCCGTTTCAAGGTGGAAGTTACTACTGTACGCTGGATGGAAAAGACTATCCTCCTCGCGGTGATGTGGATCCTACTGGAGTTGTTAACGCTTCCATTCAACAGGGGAAGGAGGACAGTGTGAGCAGGGGATTGGCCATGGGCAATCCTCGGATTTCAGTGTCTATCGAGTATGCTGCAGCCTTGAATATCTTAGTAGGAGCTCGGGTCGGGTATACGTTCAATACCTATCCTGGACTCAGTGGACAGAGGGAAGGGTTTGCTCCTTTGCTAAGTCCTATTTCTCTGGAAGGACGGGGGACTTATATCTTAGACTCGGATGGGGTTTTAAGTACAACCATCGCCCCGTATTTTTTTCTAGGTGGAGGAATTCAGGAAATGAGTGCGAGCCAATCGATTACGGTAATAACCACTCAAAGCGATGGCTCGGCTCAACCTCAAAAAGTGCAAGCGTGGGGTGTTGGAGGGCCTGGGTTTATCACAATTGGTACTGGACTTCGGTGGAGCGTGGGGAAATCGGTAGCATTCATGTTGGCGCCGCTTAAAGGGACTCTTGCCTTTGGGCGCTATGGAATGATGCCTGCGATTACTCCTGAGTTTGGAATTCAGACGAGCATCTGAATTCTATGGGGCAGTTACGGATGAGGAGGGTCGACAGTATTGTGATCGAGAAGGCTTGTCGATTGGTTCCATCGAAGAAGTGTGATAGGGAGAGAAGAAGAGGGTGCGATGAAATACAGGCAGCTTGGAAGATATGGTATACAAGTGAGAGAAATTTCGTTGGGAGCCTGGCTGACCTTTAGTGCGCAGATAGCTAAGGAGACAGCTAAAGAATGTATGATCACTGCCTACGAAAATTGGATCAATTTTTTTGATAATGTGGAAGCTTATGCAGGGGGGATGGCTATCGACGCAGCGAATTGGGTGGATCCTTTAAGTCCTGAGGTGATGGAACAGATTGAGCAAGTTCTGAATCCAGCGCGCCCCTTTTCTGTAAATGAATAAATAGGTATATGAAACTTGGCACTTTCTTCCACAGAATCATTTTCTCTAACCTGTTGGTTGGTTGTGCATCCAACTCCGCGGATAAGTGGACAACTTCTCCTGAAGTTCTCAGACTTCTTAAAATGGAGGATGATCCTTCTTTTGCAGCACAGGAGGGTGGAGTTCCTTTCCATGCGCCTCTTACTGAAGGGGGGGTACCAGAGGAAGAAGAGGCCGCCGTCGCTAATCCATCCGAAGAGGAGCGTGCATCTTTCCCTGCTTGCGTCCCTCCGATCCCTGCACCCCTTACAGTTTCTGTTGGAGCTTCCCACCCGCTTTGTGATTCTGTGGCTCGCTTTGCCTTAGAGCGTGAGTGGAAGAGGGGGGGTGGACATGATGCCAGACAAGCTGCCCGTCTTGGTCGGTTGCGTGAATGTGTGGAGACAGAGCTCAAAGAAGATAGTCATTTTGAAGGGGGAACTTTTGGATTTAAGCTCACCGTAGATGCGTGTGGTCGGGTTACAGAAGCTGTCAGTCTCACTAAAGATCCTAGGAATCATCGCCTGTTGCGCTGTTTTGCCTTTCAAGCTTTGACGATACGGTATCCTCTTTCTAGCAGTCCAGAAGGGGCTACTTCCGCGTCAATTTTTTTTACAGTAGTGATCCCTTCAAAAGAGAGCTCTGGACGTCCCCAGGTAGTGGAATCGCGAGGGTCCCCTCCGGATCAATCACCCCTCCCCCAAGAGGAAAATAAAAGAAAAGCGTGTCGTTTTCCTTTTTGTGTGCTCAAGCAGGAAATGGATTACTTATGCGCCTATGCTGTGTATTTCCCCATAGGGAGTTAACTCCATGGTAGTCCCTGCGCTTTGGAATTGTTGAAAGATCTATTGGAAATTGTCTGACTGCTCCTTGGGTGGATCCATTCGGACGGGTTGAAATTCAAGGAACAGAAGATTACGCCATAGATTCACTTGCTTCAGGATATCTCTTGTTTCTTCTAAATTGGTAAGATTTAGGGAAAATGCTTTGAGCTTAGGCCAATTCCTCTGTTGCTTTTGATGACCTGATAAGCACTTGCAGGGATTTTTTCCCCTTTGAAGATCAACGATTAAAACCTCTGCCATTTATTTCCGTGCTTGATAACTCCGTCTGTGTTGCATTGTTTCCCACTGAGCGTGAGGGATTCTAGTTAGGCGGTGATTATAGGCTTGAATGATGTCGCCTGTAAATCCATCTCCGTGGAGTACCAGTGAAGTCAGCCCTTTCCAACGATGCGTTTCAGTGATGACTTTATCGGTGAAATACTTCGATTGACTGAGCTTAATGGATTGGAGATTCCAAAAGGATGCATGCTTTATTGCTGAATCGTTAAATCCTGAGCCAAGTAGTTCAAGTGACTTCAATTGGATCCATTTATCCCCATTTTCAATGACATCTTGACCTGTAAACGCATTCCCGTCCAAATGCAGGGATTGAATATTGCTCAGGCCATACACATGTGCCAGTCCGTCGTTGGTAAATCGATCTCCGATAAGAGTTAAAGATTTGAGTGGCCAACAGTATGCGTGCTCTAGAGTCTGATCCGTATAATTTCTTTCTAACTTAAACGATTGAAGCGACTGTGCATTCCCTTTGTCCATGATACTATCGTCGAACTGTTCTACATGTAAACTCAATGAGTGGAGCTCTTTCCAGGCGTCGCCATACTGTTGAAGAGGTGAGCTCATAAATCCATTCCCATCTAAAGTGAGTGAAAGAGATGTTGCAGACCGCGCAGTTTCTCTAATTTCTAATCATCCCATCCTTTCTTTCTCAGCGTACTCCTCCCATGACTATGAGAGATTGTTTCATGTGGTAAACGAGAACGTTTTTTATAGTGAGCTCCCAGTTTCAGAACAATGGGCCTATTCTTCTCTTGTGGTGCTTCAACAATACGTTCGAATTCATCGTTCTCTATGCTAGTTTCCCTTAAATCGAAACTGCAGACTTCGTTTCATCAGTTAAAGCGATCACTTGATTTATATCATCGGTGATATCTTACTCGGATGGGTTGAAAACGAAACCGGACGTTTTTGTGGCAAACACATTGCCTAGCCTCTTTAAGAACATGCCTCAGGTGTGCCTGCAAGATTAACAATAGGAATCTCTTCTTCGCTCAGTGTCCCGTCTCTCCATTTGTTTTTGATGTCAATTCCACACTGTTTGATTGCCTCTTCTGTCTTTTTGTAGGATTCTCTATTTGCTAAAAGAAAGTTGAAACCATTTTGATTGTGCTCTTCCATAAAAAACAGGTTCTCAAGATAGGTTCTAGTTGTTATGGAAGAAGTTGGCGACTTGGGGAGCTGTCATGGAAACGATGCTTTCTTGAGTTGCTGCAGTCTCCCCTCCGCATCCTCCAAGCCCTGTGGCAATATAACTTAAGGCAAAATTGCAGTTCGCGGTCCAGTATCTCATAAGCAATCTCCTTATTTAAGATAAGACGTTGAATCGTGAGAGAAAGATTCTGTAATAGCGTTGGATCAGATGCGATGCTTTTCTCGTAAAGTAAATCGGCGCAGCACAAGCCCGATTCCAAGGAGACCGACTGCAACCATCCATTCCTTCAACGTGACGGCTGTCAGAAGGGAGAGCGTTATCATCAGAGTAAGGTAGGATGCCCATTGATAGGAGCGGTGGAACCCCTGTTCAGAGCAGCGGGCTAAGGTGAAAAGAGCGCTGCCTGCAAATCCGTGTTGCAATACCATGGCGAGGCTGGCGAGAGTGAAAAGTCCTCCCCGTGTCCCAGAAGAGAGGAAAAGCATGATAAAGAGATAGGTAATGAAAAGGGCGTGTAGAGGGACCCCATTCGAGGCGATCTTCCCGATGTGGAGGGGAGGAACATCCTGATTTCCGGCTAGGGCAGCGAGATAACGAGGGCCGACAACAAATAAGCTCAAAGAGACCCCCAGCGCAGAAATGCTCTGTCCTACGGAGACCATGGCTTTAAGTTGGTTCCCTCCAAAGAGACTGGCTGATTCAGCGAGTGGAGCATGGGATTGCGCAAGCGTTGGAAGGGCTCGAATGCAGGTGAATTGAAGCGCAGTGTACAGCAGGGCGCACAGCAAGAGAGAACTAAGAATCGCGCGAGGAATTGTTTTTTCCGCGGATTTTGCCTGTCCTGCAACTACGGGAATAAACTCAAACCCCTGGTAGGTGAAGACAGTAATCAGCATGGCTCTCAGCCACTGGGTCTCAACTTCGTGGGGAGGTAGAGGGGCGAGGTCTGTTTGATCAGACGTAGCTAATTTCCATCCAGCGACCGCGATCAATAAAAAGAGTGGGATTAATTTAAGGAAGGTCACAATGGTCCACACCCGTGCGGATAGAGCTGTGCCCGAAGCGGCGATCAATGTGATTGCTGTAGCTAAAAGGGCTGCCACCAAGCGTTGTTCTCCACTGCTTTCCATTTCAAGGATGGGGGCGAGAGCACGAGCAAATCCGATTAAGGAGGCTGATACGCTAAACAATGTCCCCATGAAAGCGAGCCACCCGACAATAAAAGCGGGCAATTCTCCAAATGCGTGGCGAGTGAATACAATGGTTCCTCCGTCTTCGGGGAATCGCTGTCCCAAGATAGAGAAGCATAGAGCTGCTGGAACGAGCGCAATAGCGGTGGCCATCAAGATAAATAAACTGTGATAACCTGGTGCTAGCGAGCTGATATCGGCAGGGGAAAAAAAGATGCCTACCCCTACGATACTGTTAATACCCAGGGCGATCAGTGCAATTTGGCCGAGGGAGCGTTGCATTTGAGGAAGAGATGCAGAAGATGACATTATTTTTATCTAAAGGGAATTAACAGGTGATGGAAGAGGAAAAACGGAATCAGTTGATTCATCCATTTTTTTTCTGGAGGCGCTAAAGTGTCAGGGAGACAGGCTTGAGGAGTGCGTTGCGGTGCCGGTGAAGGAATTCTTTTCGTGGAATCTGAATGCATCCTAGAGACTGAAGATGAGGGGTGAGGATCTGAACATCGAATAAAGTGAATCCTCTTTTTTGAAGAAACTCAGCAAAGCCTGCAAAGACAACTTTGGAAGCGTCGTTTTCACGGTGGAACATCGACTCACCGGAAAAATATACCTCCCATTGCAAGGCTATAGATCCCCCCTACGAGGTGTGATTTCACACTTCAAGGCTGTGGGTCCAACCGAGCCGGTGAAGTTCTTGATAGGTTTCTTGCATGGAAGGGGTAATCCAGGTACCTGCTTCACGTTCTGAACAGGCTTTGATCACTTGATTGAACGCACACAGTTAAAGAGTCATGGTAAATGGTTTTTTCGGCTGCTCCATTCGAGGCTGCGGGACCATTGTAGTGGCTGGTCAAGGGGGAGGGTAACTCGTGGATCGGGTGGGCACCACGGTGTCTCGTGGTTGAATAGGGGCCGTGGGGAAATGCCTTGGCGGTAAGCTTGGAGGATGAGACTGGGATTTAATTCGTGGGTGGTCGCTATGGTTCCTTCTGTCCCTATTCCATTGAATGGGTCAGGAAATGAAAAAGAACAATTAAGATGCTTATGCGTTAAATAGCCATCGAAGAAAGATTTGAGCGATGGAATCTAAAGGCTAATTGTTTATCTCATAAGTCCTTTCTAACGTCGTTGTCTGAAATTCAATCAATTCGAAAAGATGGCGCGCTTGATGATTTTCTTGGGCCGTCAGTAAGTAAAAGAACACGGCAGGCGCCCAGAAGCTGCAAACTGCAGAGCACTTCTTTGTGTAATAAGCGCGTTGCTCTTGAGCACCGTGCCGCCTTCTAAAACAAATACATTATGGAGTTTTTCACAGGCATCCAGCAGATGATTCCAATTTCTGGACTCAATACATCCATATGCATAACCGATAGGGGAGGCAGAATCTGCCGTGTACGTAGCGATGAGGAGGTTGGCTTATCAATTCTCGAGCTCTTTGTGCAAGAAAACCTCGTAATAAACCTCAAAAGACTTCTCTTAGAGATAACGCTTGGGGTTAAGGTGGATAATGATAACGTATTAGCTGAGACGCAAAATGGGTGACCAGGGGGACATCTGATTCTACTGCAGAGCGAACAGTAATACGGTGGGCAGAGGTCATGTGAGTGACCTTAATCTATTAAGATAAAATGGATGAACTAGCTTCTCGATAACTGACCATACGCTTTAAATCAGGATCCCACACCTTCAATTTAAAGCAGGCAATGATATCGGAGAGAGAGAGACCAGTAACACAGGGATTTTGGAGCTCAGGAATACTGTTCATCGCTTCAGGCAGGCGGTAGAAGGGGATGCGGGGGTTGAGATGATGGACATGATGATACCCAATATTTCCTGTGAACCAGCTCATAACAAGGTTCATTTTCATATAACTCGAGGACTCTAAAGCTGCTTTGGTATAGAGCCAATGTTCTCGCGGTTGGATGGAGATGCTGGGGAAGTTATGTTGGGCGTAGAAGAGATAGGCTCCTATAGCAGTGGCCACAAACATGGGGAGTCCATAGCAGCAAAGAAAGGTGAGAAAGCTGTATTGGGTGATGAGGAACCATGTGAGAGACCAATTGAGCAGGAGGGAAGCAGCGGAATCCCAGTTTTTATGGGGGGATCGTAGAAAGGAATGGATACACATCCCGTACATAAAAATGGTAAAATACCCAAACAAAATGGTCAGAGGATGGCGGATGATGCGATAGTAGAGCCTTTCGGGTGTTGACATCTTCTGCCACATGGCTGTTGTCACCATAGCGAATGAACCGATGTGAGAGCCTACAATTTTTGAGGTGTGAGCGTGGTGATAATCATGGGTATCTCGCCAGACGCGAGGTGGGGTCATGGCTAGGAGTCCATAGGTGTATAGGATCACACGTGCAAGGGGGGAAGACCGCAAAATCGCGCCATGCATAAAATCGTGGTACAGAATGAACATTCTGACGATCAAAAGCCCAGTCACGAAGGAAGCGACCCATGCAATAAGCCCGAGGGATCCATGTGCAGCAACCGCAACGCTTCCAATTAAAAGAGATAGGGTAGAGAGAAGGTACCACCAACTCTGAGCTGGGTTCTCTTTTGCGAATGCCCGAGAAGCATCCACCAAAGCTTTCCCTGTACGGGATGGCTCAGGAACGTTTTGCACAGTGGGACGGGAAGCAGATAGGTTCATATTCAGAAGGCACCTTCTTGGCAGTTGTAAATCATTCTACTGTAAATCTTAGAGAAAAAAAGGTCTACCGAGGGATGAACGTCATGAACGCTACATCGCTGCTGCATATTCTTTAGCTTGTGTGAAAGTGTAATAAACAGGAAAGATAAATAAAAGAGCAACGCCACTTTGATTTCTTTTTATCATACCTGGAGAACAAGAAAACTAAAATAAAATAATAACATAATTTCTGTCTGGTGACGATTAGATTGCGGAGGGAAAGGGCTTTTTATGAGAGATGACGCTCAAGATGAAGTTTAAAGTGATGAAAGGAAGTTTTTAAGCTAAAATGAAGGCTATGTTAAATGATGTGGATTATTAGGTTAGGATATGGCTGTGAAGGTAGAAACTCAGTAGGGAAAACCTTCTTTTTTTGGATGGAGAATACGCTTCAGAATGAATGAACGACACTCCTCGATCGCTGTACGGGAAGGTGATATTCATTGGGTTGAGATCGGGAAGGGTAGGCCTCTTGTTCTTCTTCATGGCCTTGCCGATTCTCACCGCACGTGGAGTCGAGTGGCCCATTTTCTGGCGCGGGATCGGTGTGTCCTGATGCCGGATTTGTTAGGTCATGGCCTTTCCTCGAGGCCTCGTGGGTCCTATACGGTGGAGTGGCATGCTGCTGCAATTGAGGAGTGGATGGATGCTCTTCAATTGATTGATGTGGATATGGTTGGACATTCTTATGGTGGTGGAATTGCTCAATTTCTTTCTCTTAAAGGTAAAAAACGTAATTCAGTTCGCCGTCTGGGATTGATCTCTCCAGGGGGGATAGGGCAGGAAGTTGCAGCTACCATTCGCATGGTGGCTGCGATTAATCTCCTCGAAAAACTAGGAGATTCTGCGTTGGGGATCGGTACGATATGGGCATCGAAATGGCTCAAGTGCCCACTCACAAAAGAAGAGAAGTCTTTTGTGCGTTGGATGAATTCCATGCCAGGCTCTGCTGCGGCTGTGAGTCGTACCATTAAAGGTGTTGTGAATTGGCGAGGACAGACAAAAAGTTTATGGAATCAGTTGCATCAAGCTACGCAATGCCCGCCCCTTATTGTGTTTTGGGGTGAAAAAGATCCAATTGTCCCTTTTCATCATGCGGTTGAATTGGTGAAGCAGGTGCCTGGGGTTTCTTTGGTGCGTTTCCCTGACTGTGGGCATCATCCTCATAAGGAGTATCCTGAGCTTTTTGTTGGCTCACTTTCTAGATTTTTGAGAGCCCAGAAGCTTTCTCCTGTTGTAGTAGTGCCAAAGTCAATTGTATCTCACAATAAATGGTTGAGGTGGTCAAGAGGCGAAAGAAGGAACCTAGAGCAACATTCCTTGTTGCAGTTCTCTTCTTAGAGAAGAATCATCGCATCTTTTTATTAGAAAAGCGCCTAGTCATTCTTACGGGCATTAAAAAAAAGCCCAGGCTTTTCCAAGCCCTGACCGTTTCTCTTATAAGGTAAGAAAAATTAGTTTTAAGTAAGTGAAAAGGAAAGGAAATAATGAAAAAAAGAAAAATTAAGCGAGAAATGAACCAATTGATTGGTTTAATTCAACATACATGAAGCAAGAAGTGGGCCAGCTTGCTTTTTTTAGCTAGATGGGTGTGTCCAGGGGTAGTTTGCTGACTTTCTTCAGTCATTAACTATGACAAATGAGTCAAAGATATGATCAAAAAGTCATATGATTGGTTGGTGGGGTTTATCCCTACGCATTGATACTGCAGTTTGATGCCTAGTTTGATAAATAGAAATAGAGAATAAGGTGGGGATTTTTCTTACATGTAAGACAAAAAAGACTCCTTTAGAAAAGCACTGCGATAGAATTATGATTGGATAAAATGCAATGTTTTCGTGAGATGAGTCGGTAATGGTAGCGATTCTTTTTCATATCGTGGTAACAGGGATGCCCAGTGTTTTCTCTATTTCTTAATGATTGTTAGTATTTTATATAGAGGTGTGGACAAGGCTTCCCATGTGTTTCTTTTTTTCATTCAAATATGTTTAATTAAGTTTCGGGGGAGAAAAGGATGAGCGAGAGCGATACAGAGGGTGGTAAGTCTCTGTGTTGGTGAACCGATTCGAAAAAAGAGAGGAAAGGAAGATGTCAGCGAATAGTCTAGGAAGTGAAAGTGTCCTTCATGTGGGAGAAGAGACTTATGCGATTTACAGGCTTTCCTCTGTTGAAAAGCTTTATCCAGACATTCAGCGGCTCCCTTTTTCTCTTAAAATCCTTCTTGAAAATTTGTTGCGTATGGAGGATGGGTTGGCTGTGACACCTGCTCATATTGAATCTGTTGCGCGATGGAGTCCTTATTCAGAGCCTCATGTTGAAGTGGCGTTTACTCCAAGCCGTGTCATCTTACAGGATTTCAGTGGTGTTCCTGTTCTTGTCGATCTGGCAGCCATGCGCACTGCGATGCACAAGATGGGGGGTGACCCTACGCGTATCAATCCAATACAACCTGCAGAGTTGATTGTTGATCACTCAGTGCAGGTCGATGATTTTGGCACATCTGAGTCCTTTCAAATAAATTCTGAACTGGAGTTCAGGCGCAATCAGGAGCGGTATCATTTCTTGAAATGGGGGCAGCTCGCTTTCCAGAACTTTCAGGTTGTTCCCCCTGGTATGGGGATTGTCCATCAAGTGAATTTGGAACATCTTGCTCGGGTTGTTTTTACAAAACATAGGGTGGGGACAATCCCTTTTGCCTACCCTGACACCCTGCTTGGTACAGATTCTCATACCACGATGATCAATGGACTGGGGATCTTGGGGTGGGGAGTTGGAGGGATTGAAGCAGAAGCTGCCATGTTGGGGCAACCTGTGTCCATGTTACTTCCTCAGGTCGTTGGCGTGAAGCTGACAGGCTCCCTCCCTCTTGGGACCACGGCGACAGATCTCGTCCTGACGTTGACCCAAAAGCTCCGTCAGAAAGGGGTAGTGGGTAAGTTTATTGAATTTTTTGGGGAAGGTCTTTCTTCTTTGTCTGTAGCCGATCGGGCCACTGTTGCGAATATGGCGCCTGAGTATGGGGCGACCTGTGGTCTGTTCCCGATCGATCAAGAAACGCTCCGGTATCTCGAATTTTCTGGACGCCCTCCACAGCTGGTGCGGTTAGTGGAAGCTTATTCGAAAGAACAAGGCCTCTTCCAGACAAAGCACACATCTCCAGTTGTTTATTCAGATGTGTTTGAGTTGGAACTGGGTGCGGTGGAAGCTAGCCTTGCAGGGCCTACCCGTCCTCAGGATAGGGTTCCTCTTGGTGAAGTCGCTCGTTCGTTTACCTATTTCATGAGGGATCTGTCGCAACGTTCAAAAGCGTCTGCTTCTGTACAACCGGTCCCTCCCCCAAAGCAAGAAGTTCGCTCTCTTATTCGAGATGAGGGCCAACCTTCACAGGAGCCAATCCTCAAACTCCCAGATGGGGCTGTAGTGATTGCAGCGATTACGAGCTGTACGAATACTTCAAATCCTTCTGTTATGATAGGGGCTGGCATCTTAGCGAAGAAAGCTGTGGAGCGGGGGTTGCGGACGAAGCCATGGGTGAAGACAAGCCTTGCGCCAGGGTCTCAGGTTGTGACGAATTATTTGAATGCGATGGGGCTTACTCCTGCTCTTGAAAAGCTCGGATTCTATTTAGTGGGGTATGGTTGTACCACTTGTATAGGTAATAGTGGACCTCTCAGTTTAGGTGTTTCTCGATGCATTCATGAACAGGATAGCGTGGTGGCTGCCGTGCTGAGTGGAAACCGGAATTTTGAAGGGAGAATCCATCCGGAGGTCCGTCTTAATTATTTGGCTTCCCCGCCTCTTGTAGTGGCTTATGCTCTAGCTGGAAGAGTCGATCTCGATCTGACGCAGGAGCCGATTGGTAAGGATGAACAAGGCAAAGCAGTTTTCCTGAAAGAGATCTGGCCAACACCAGAGGAAATTGAACATCATATCCGTCAAGGATTCCATTCCTCCAGTTTTAAAAAGGTATATGCACATGTGATTGAAGGGGATCAGCGCTGGAATGAATTGTCCATTCCTTCGGGAGATCTTTTTGAATGGAACGGAAGCTCTACATATGTAAGACATCCCCCTTATTTTGCAAAGATGAGTGCTGATCCGGATCCTGTTCGTTCTATCCAGGGGGCACGCGTCTTGGTCGTCCTCGGGGATTGTATTACCACGGATCACATTTCTCCCGCAGGCTCCATTAAATCAACTAGTCCAGCAGGCAGATACCTCCAGCAACAGGGAGTGGAGCCACAGGACTTTAATTCCTACGGCTCTCGGCGAGGAAATCACGAAGTGATGGTCCGAGGTACTTTCGCAAACGTGAGGTTGCGCAATCAGTTGGTTCCTGGAGTTGAGGGAGGGATGACTCGTTATCTCCCTACAGGAGAAGTCCTTTCCATCTATGATGCAGCGATGCGCTATGCAGAAACCAGTACTCCCCTTCTGATCATTGCTGGCAAAGAATATGGA
Protein-coding regions in this window:
- a CDS encoding APC family permease is translated as MSSSASLPQMQRSLGQIALIALGINSIVGVGIFFSPADISSLAPGYHSLFILMATAIALVPAALCFSILGQRFPEDGGTIVFTRHAFGELPAFIVGWLAFMGTLFSVSASLIGFARALAPILEMESSGEQRLVAALLATAITLIAASGTALSARVWTIVTFLKLIPLFLLIAVAGWKLATSDQTDLAPLPPHEVETQWLRAMLITVFTYQGFEFIPVVAGQAKSAEKTIPRAILSSLLLCALLYTALQFTCIRALPTLAQSHAPLAESASLFGGNQLKAMVSVGQSISALGVSLSLFVVGPRYLAALAGNQDVPPLHIGKIASNGVPLHALFITYLFIMLFLSSGTRGGLFTLASLAMVLQHGFAGSALFTLARCSEQGFHRSYQWASYLTLMITLSLLTAVTLKEWMVAVGLLGIGLVLRRFTLREKHRI
- a CDS encoding fatty acid desaturase family protein, with protein sequence MNLSASRPTVQNVPEPSRTGKALVDASRAFAKENPAQSWWYLLSTLSLLIGSVAVAAHGSLGLIAWVASFVTGLLIVRMFILYHDFMHGAILRSSPLARVILYTYGLLAMTPPRVWRDTHDYHHAHTSKIVGSHIGSFAMVTTAMWQKMSTPERLYYRIIRHPLTILFGYFTIFMYGMCIHSFLRSPHKNWDSAASLLLNWSLTWFLITQYSFLTFLCCYGLPMFVATAIGAYLFYAQHNFPSISIQPREHWLYTKAALESSSYMKMNLVMSWFTGNIGYHHVHHLNPRIPFYRLPEAMNSIPELQNPCVTGLSLSDIIACFKLKVWDPDLKRMVSYREASSSILS
- a CDS encoding alpha/beta fold hydrolase translates to MNERHSSIAVREGDIHWVEIGKGRPLVLLHGLADSHRTWSRVAHFLARDRCVLMPDLLGHGLSSRPRGSYTVEWHAAAIEEWMDALQLIDVDMVGHSYGGGIAQFLSLKGKKRNSVRRLGLISPGGIGQEVAATIRMVAAINLLEKLGDSALGIGTIWASKWLKCPLTKEEKSFVRWMNSMPGSAAAVSRTIKGVVNWRGQTKSLWNQLHQATQCPPLIVFWGEKDPIVPFHHAVELVKQVPGVSLVRFPDCGHHPHKEYPELFVGSLSRFLRAQKLSPVVVVPKSIVSHNKWLRWSRGERRNLEQHSLLQFSS
- the acnA gene encoding aconitate hydratase AcnA, yielding MSANSLGSESVLHVGEETYAIYRLSSVEKLYPDIQRLPFSLKILLENLLRMEDGLAVTPAHIESVARWSPYSEPHVEVAFTPSRVILQDFSGVPVLVDLAAMRTAMHKMGGDPTRINPIQPAELIVDHSVQVDDFGTSESFQINSELEFRRNQERYHFLKWGQLAFQNFQVVPPGMGIVHQVNLEHLARVVFTKHRVGTIPFAYPDTLLGTDSHTTMINGLGILGWGVGGIEAEAAMLGQPVSMLLPQVVGVKLTGSLPLGTTATDLVLTLTQKLRQKGVVGKFIEFFGEGLSSLSVADRATVANMAPEYGATCGLFPIDQETLRYLEFSGRPPQLVRLVEAYSKEQGLFQTKHTSPVVYSDVFELELGAVEASLAGPTRPQDRVPLGEVARSFTYFMRDLSQRSKASASVQPVPPPKQEVRSLIRDEGQPSQEPILKLPDGAVVIAAITSCTNTSNPSVMIGAGILAKKAVERGLRTKPWVKTSLAPGSQVVTNYLNAMGLTPALEKLGFYLVGYGCTTCIGNSGPLSLGVSRCIHEQDSVVAAVLSGNRNFEGRIHPEVRLNYLASPPLVVAYALAGRVDLDLTQEPIGKDEQGKAVFLKEIWPTPEEIEHHIRQGFHSSSFKKVYAHVIEGDQRWNELSIPSGDLFEWNGSSTYVRHPPYFAKMSADPDPVRSIQGARVLVVLGDCITTDHISPAGSIKSTSPAGRYLQQQGVEPQDFNSYGSRRGNHEVMVRGTFANVRLRNQLVPGVEGGMTRYLPTGEVLSIYDAAMRYAETSTPLLIIAGKEYGSGSSRDWAAKGPHLLGVRFVIAESYERIHRSNLVGMGILPLQFKAGENFSSLDLTGEELYSVDGLKEVLDGASSHGRQVIIRARREGVGNEVREFQVDVRIDTPQEILYYKHGGILLYALRQLLARDSVRS